One segment of Acidovorax sp. DW039 DNA contains the following:
- the pyrF gene encoding orotidine-5'-phosphate decarboxylase has translation MTFIDTLRAATTQNQSMLCVGLDPEPSRFPAHMKGDASKIYDFCAAIVDATADLVCSFKPQIAYFAAYRAEDQLERLMEHMRRTAPQVPVILDAKRGDIGSTAQQYAKEAFERYGADAVTLSPFMGFDSIEPYLAAYPSKGAFLLCRTSNPGGDDLQNQRLASIEGQPLMYEHIARLAQGPWNLNGQLGLVVGATYPQEIERVRSIAPTLPLLIPGVGAQGGDAVATVRAGLRSDGPIIVNSSRAVLYASQGEDFGAAARTEALRTRAVLEAARSA, from the coding sequence ATGACCTTCATCGACACACTGCGCGCTGCCACCACGCAAAACCAATCCATGCTGTGCGTGGGCCTGGACCCTGAGCCCTCCCGCTTTCCCGCCCATATGAAGGGTGATGCCAGCAAGATCTACGACTTTTGCGCAGCCATCGTCGATGCCACGGCCGATCTGGTGTGCTCCTTCAAGCCGCAGATTGCCTACTTTGCCGCCTACCGGGCCGAAGACCAGCTCGAACGCCTGATGGAGCACATGCGGCGCACGGCCCCGCAGGTGCCTGTCATCCTGGACGCCAAGCGTGGCGACATCGGCTCCACCGCCCAGCAATACGCCAAAGAGGCGTTTGAGCGTTACGGCGCAGATGCGGTCACGCTCTCGCCCTTCATGGGTTTTGACTCCATCGAGCCCTACCTGGCCGCTTACCCCAGCAAGGGGGCTTTCTTGCTCTGCCGCACCTCCAACCCCGGTGGCGACGACCTGCAAAACCAGCGCCTGGCCAGCATTGAAGGCCAGCCCCTGATGTACGAACACATTGCCAGACTGGCCCAAGGCCCCTGGAACCTGAACGGCCAGCTTGGGCTGGTGGTGGGTGCCACTTATCCGCAAGAGATCGAGCGCGTGCGCAGCATTGCGCCCACGCTGCCGCTGCTGATTCCCGGTGTGGGTGCGCAGGGCGGTGATGCGGTGGCCACCGTGCGTGCGGGGCTGCGCAGTGATGGGCCCATCATCGTGAATTCTTCGCGTGCGGTGCTGTATGCATCACAAGGGGAAGACTTTGGCGCCGCAGCCCGCACTGAGGCGCTGCGCACCCGCGCCGTGCTGGAGGCTGCGCGCAGCGCCTGA
- a CDS encoding phosphoglycerate kinase, which produces MNILRFSDLCAQGKARNQRVFIRADLNVPQDDAGNITEDTRIRASIPAIRMALDAGAAVMVTSHLGRPTEGEFKPEDSLAPVAKRLAELLGREVPLVANWVDGVQVAPGQIVLLENCRLNVGEKKNKEELARKMAQLCDIFVNDAFGTAHRAEGTTYGIAQFAPIACAGPLLSAEIDALTKALAQPQRPLAAIVAGSKVSTKLTILQSLSSKVDQLIVGGGIANTFMLAAGLPIGKSLAEPDLLDAAKAVMAAMKARGAEVPIPTDVVVAKTFAADAPATVKAATDVTADDMILDIGPETAARLAAQLKSAGTIVWNGPVGVFEFAAFENGTKQLAKAIAESSAFSIAGGGDTLAAIAKYGIEKQVGYISTGGGAFLEVLEGKTLPAFEILEKRAAGN; this is translated from the coding sequence ATGAACATCCTTCGCTTTTCCGATCTGTGCGCCCAGGGCAAGGCCCGCAACCAGCGCGTCTTCATCCGTGCCGACCTGAACGTGCCGCAAGACGACGCAGGCAACATCACCGAAGACACCCGCATCCGCGCCTCCATCCCCGCCATCCGCATGGCACTGGACGCCGGTGCCGCCGTCATGGTGACCAGCCACCTGGGCCGCCCGACCGAAGGCGAATTCAAGCCTGAAGACTCTCTTGCCCCCGTGGCCAAGCGCCTGGCCGAGCTGCTGGGCCGTGAGGTGCCTCTGGTGGCCAACTGGGTGGATGGCGTGCAGGTCGCGCCCGGCCAGATCGTGCTGCTGGAAAACTGCCGCCTCAACGTGGGCGAAAAGAAGAACAAGGAAGAGCTGGCCCGCAAGATGGCCCAGCTCTGCGACATCTTTGTGAACGACGCGTTTGGCACCGCCCATCGCGCCGAAGGCACCACCTATGGCATCGCGCAGTTCGCCCCCATAGCCTGCGCAGGCCCGCTGCTGTCAGCCGAGATTGACGCCCTGACCAAGGCCCTGGCCCAGCCCCAGCGCCCCCTGGCCGCCATCGTGGCGGGCTCCAAGGTGTCCACCAAGCTCACTATCCTGCAAAGCCTGTCCAGCAAGGTGGACCAGCTCATCGTGGGGGGCGGCATTGCCAACACCTTCATGCTGGCGGCGGGCCTGCCCATCGGCAAGAGCCTGGCCGAGCCCGACCTGCTGGACGCCGCCAAGGCCGTGATGGCCGCGATGAAGGCCCGTGGTGCCGAAGTGCCCATCCCCACCGATGTGGTGGTTGCCAAGACCTTTGCAGCCGATGCCCCCGCCACCGTGAAGGCTGCCACCGACGTGACCGCCGACGACATGATTTTGGACATTGGCCCCGAGACGGCAGCCCGTCTGGCAGCCCAGCTCAAGTCGGCAGGTACCATCGTCTGGAACGGCCCCGTGGGCGTGTTCGAGTTTGCGGCCTTTGAAAACGGCACAAAACAGCTTGCCAAAGCCATCGCTGAGTCTTCGGCTTTCAGCATTGCGGGCGGTGGCGATACGCTGGCGGCCATTGCCAAGTACGGCATCGAAAAGCAGGTGGGCTATATCTCCACTGGGGGCGGCGCTTTCCTGGAAGTGCTGGAGGGCAAGACCCTGCCCGCGTTCGAGATTCTGGAAAAGCGCGCAGCCGGAAACTAA
- the yiaY gene encoding L-threonine dehydrogenase: MSSTFFMPSVNIMGAGCLQEAMAALKGHGFRKALIVTDAVLSKLGVAARIQAQLAEQQIASVVFDGTQPNPTVGNVRAGLAQLKAEQCDFVISLGGGSPHDCAKGIALCATNGGEIADYEGVDRSAKPQLPLVAINTTAGTASEMTRFCIITDETRHIKMAIVDRNVTPILSVNDPELMLAKPKGLTAATGMDALTHAVEAYVSTAATPITDACALKAVELIARHLRTAVNHGDDLNAREQMAYAQFLAGMAFNNASLGYVHAMAHQLGGFYDLPHGVCNALLLPHVEAFNVPTSAARLRDVAHAMGVNVAGLDAEAGAQACLAAIRQLALDIGIPKCLSDLGVKESDIPLLATNALKDACGLTNPRRATQADIEGIFRGAMTA; encoded by the coding sequence ATGAGCAGTACGTTTTTCATGCCCAGTGTCAACATCATGGGTGCAGGCTGCCTGCAGGAGGCCATGGCAGCGCTGAAGGGCCACGGGTTTCGCAAGGCCCTGATCGTGACGGATGCGGTGCTTAGCAAGCTGGGCGTGGCAGCGCGCATCCAGGCCCAGTTGGCCGAGCAGCAGATTGCATCGGTGGTGTTTGATGGCACCCAGCCCAACCCCACCGTAGGCAATGTGCGCGCCGGGCTGGCGCAGCTCAAGGCCGAGCAGTGCGACTTTGTGATCTCGCTGGGTGGCGGGTCGCCCCACGACTGCGCCAAGGGCATTGCCCTGTGCGCCACCAACGGCGGCGAGATTGCCGACTACGAGGGGGTGGACCGCTCGGCCAAGCCGCAGCTGCCCCTGGTGGCCATCAACACCACCGCAGGCACGGCCAGCGAGATGACGCGTTTTTGCATCATCACCGACGAAACGCGCCACATCAAGATGGCCATCGTGGACCGCAACGTCACGCCCATCCTGTCCGTCAACGACCCCGAACTGATGCTGGCCAAGCCCAAGGGCCTGACCGCCGCCACCGGCATGGATGCGCTGACACACGCGGTGGAGGCGTATGTGTCCACCGCCGCCACCCCCATTACCGATGCCTGCGCGCTGAAGGCGGTGGAGCTGATTGCCCGCCACCTGCGCACCGCCGTGAACCATGGCGACGACCTGAACGCCCGCGAGCAGATGGCGTATGCGCAGTTCCTCGCAGGCATGGCGTTCAACAACGCATCGCTGGGCTACGTGCATGCCATGGCGCACCAGCTGGGCGGCTTTTATGACCTGCCCCATGGCGTGTGCAATGCGCTGCTGCTGCCGCATGTGGAGGCGTTCAACGTGCCCACATCCGCCGCACGCCTGCGCGATGTGGCCCATGCGATGGGTGTGAACGTGGCGGGGCTGGACGCCGAGGCCGGTGCACAGGCGTGCCTGGCCGCCATCCGCCAGCTGGCGCTGGACATTGGCATTCCCAAGTGCCTGAGCGATCTGGGCGTAAAGGAATCCGACATTCCGCTGCTGGCCACCAATGCACTCAAGGATGCCTGCGGCCTGACCAACCCGCGCCGCGCCACGCAGGCCGACATTGAAGGCATCTTCCGCGGGGCCATGACGGCCTGA
- a CDS encoding AzlC family ABC transporter permease, whose protein sequence is MAGKDMLGTSLGIGAWGLVTGVAMIKSGMSLPMAVFMSLVVYAGSAQLAVIPLLTVGAPLWVIWLTAACVNLRFVIFSSMWRNYFAHLPLRWRLATGYFSGDVIFVAFMKRFPQQTPEPEQVPYFWGAACTNWLSWQVPSLLGIALANVVPLSWGLGFAGVLALLGVLLSLLFDRATWLATGVAATAAIAAFALPLKLNILVAIAAAVAVGLLIEAVEHHRNPPELLLVPADEQLPADEKQHVRDGDVVPVREERHP, encoded by the coding sequence ATGGCTGGCAAAGACATGCTAGGCACCTCTCTGGGCATTGGGGCCTGGGGCCTGGTGACCGGCGTGGCCATGATCAAGAGCGGCATGTCCCTGCCCATGGCCGTGTTCATGTCGCTTGTAGTGTATGCAGGCAGCGCCCAGCTGGCCGTCATCCCGCTGCTCACGGTGGGCGCACCCCTGTGGGTGATCTGGCTCACGGCGGCCTGCGTCAACCTGCGTTTTGTCATCTTCAGCAGCATGTGGCGCAACTACTTTGCCCATCTACCCTTGCGCTGGCGACTGGCCACGGGCTACTTCAGTGGCGATGTGATCTTTGTCGCGTTCATGAAGCGGTTTCCGCAGCAGACGCCCGAGCCTGAGCAGGTGCCGTACTTCTGGGGCGCAGCCTGCACCAATTGGCTGTCGTGGCAGGTGCCCTCGCTGCTGGGCATTGCGCTGGCCAACGTGGTGCCACTGTCGTGGGGCCTGGGCTTTGCGGGTGTACTGGCGCTTTTGGGGGTGTTGCTGTCCCTGCTGTTTGACCGCGCTACCTGGCTGGCCACAGGCGTGGCCGCCACGGCAGCCATCGCGGCTTTTGCGTTGCCGCTCAAGCTCAACATCCTGGTCGCCATTGCGGCGGCGGTGGCGGTGGGCTTGCTGATCGAGGCGGTAGAGCACCACCGCAACCCCCCTGAGCTGCTGCTGGTGCCCGCCGACGAACAGCTCCCGGCCGACGAGAAACAGCATGTGCGCGACGGCGATGTGGTGCCGGTACGCGAGGAGCGCCATCCATGA
- the adh gene encoding aldehyde dehydrogenase, whose product MTVYAAPGAAGAKIVYKPRYNNFIGGQFVAPVKGQYFDVISPVNGKVYTQAARSTAEDIELALDAAHAAADKWGKTDAATRANILLKIADRIEQNLELLAYAETVDNGKAIRETLNADIPLTVDHFRYFAGCVRAQEGGISEIDENTMAYHIHEPLGVVGQIIPWNFPILMAAWKLAPALGAGNCVVLKPAESTPISILILAELIADLLPPGVLNIVNGFGREAGMPLATSKRIAKIAFTGSTSTGRVIAQAAANNLIPATLELGGKSPNIFFADVMDKDDAFLDKAIEGLVLFAFNQGEVCTCPSRALIQESIYDRFMERVLKRVAAIKHQNPLDTDSMMGAQASKEQLTKILSYLDLGKQEGAEVLTGGGQAHLGGDLEGGYYVQPTLFKGHNKMRIFQEEIFGPVLAVTTFKDEAEALQIANDTLYGLGAGVWSRNGNVAYRMGRAIKAGRVWTNCYHAYPAHAAFGGYKESGIGRETHKMMLDHYQQTKNLLVSYSENKLGFF is encoded by the coding sequence ATGACCGTGTACGCAGCCCCCGGCGCCGCTGGCGCCAAGATCGTCTACAAGCCCCGTTACAACAACTTCATCGGCGGCCAGTTCGTGGCCCCGGTCAAGGGCCAGTACTTTGATGTGATCTCGCCCGTCAACGGCAAGGTCTACACCCAGGCCGCCCGCTCCACCGCCGAAGACATTGAGCTGGCGCTGGACGCCGCACACGCCGCGGCCGACAAGTGGGGCAAGACGGATGCCGCCACCCGCGCCAACATCCTGCTCAAAATTGCCGACCGCATCGAGCAGAACCTGGAACTGCTGGCCTACGCCGAGACGGTGGACAACGGCAAGGCCATCCGCGAGACGCTGAACGCCGACATCCCGCTCACCGTCGATCACTTCCGCTACTTTGCAGGCTGTGTGCGGGCGCAAGAGGGCGGCATCAGCGAGATTGACGAGAACACCATGGCGTACCACATCCACGAGCCGCTGGGCGTGGTGGGTCAGATCATTCCGTGGAACTTCCCCATCCTGATGGCGGCGTGGAAGCTGGCGCCGGCCCTGGGCGCAGGCAATTGCGTGGTGCTCAAACCCGCAGAGAGCACGCCGATTTCCATCCTCATTCTGGCCGAACTGATTGCCGACCTGCTGCCGCCCGGTGTGCTCAACATCGTCAACGGCTTTGGGCGCGAGGCAGGCATGCCGCTGGCCACCAGCAAGCGCATTGCCAAAATCGCCTTCACCGGCTCCACCAGCACCGGTCGCGTGATTGCACAGGCCGCTGCCAACAACCTCATCCCCGCCACGCTGGAGCTGGGTGGCAAGAGCCCCAACATCTTCTTTGCCGATGTGATGGACAAAGACGATGCGTTCCTGGACAAGGCCATTGAAGGCCTGGTGCTGTTTGCGTTCAACCAGGGCGAGGTGTGCACCTGCCCATCGCGCGCGCTGATCCAGGAAAGCATTTACGACCGTTTCATGGAACGGGTGCTCAAGCGCGTGGCCGCCATCAAGCACCAGAACCCGCTCGATACCGACAGCATGATGGGCGCGCAGGCCAGCAAGGAGCAGCTCACCAAGATCCTGAGCTACCTGGACCTGGGCAAGCAGGAAGGCGCTGAAGTGCTGACCGGCGGCGGCCAGGCCCACCTGGGCGGTGACCTGGAAGGCGGCTATTACGTGCAGCCCACGCTGTTCAAGGGCCACAACAAGATGCGCATCTTCCAGGAAGAAATCTTCGGCCCCGTGCTGGCCGTGACCACCTTCAAGGACGAAGCCGAGGCTCTGCAGATCGCCAACGACACGCTGTACGGCCTGGGTGCCGGTGTGTGGAGCCGCAATGGCAACGTTGCCTACCGCATGGGCCGCGCCATCAAGGCTGGCCGCGTGTGGACCAACTGCTACCACGCCTACCCTGCCCACGCAGCGTTTGGCGGCTACAAGGAATCGGGCATTGGCCGCGAGACGCACAAGATGATGCTGGACCACTACCAGCAGACCAAGAACCTGCTGGTCAGCTACAGCGAGAACAAGCTGGGCTTCTTTTGA
- a CDS encoding tripartite tricarboxylate transporter substrate-binding protein — protein MRTPAPSLVPSRAPARRYALAGLALAALACLATAPAAAEATYPSKPITIVVAYPPGGSTDLMGRMLGTELSSRLGQPVVIENIGGAGGAIGAAKVAVAQPDGYTLLVGASNELAINKLVTKKVRYDIKDFTAIGLIASQPLVLVASPASGVKNAADFVQRVAKSPGKYSYGSSGVGTSLHLAGEMLKDQGKLFMTHIPYRGVAPLTNDLVGNNLEYGVFVLSSGLPHIKSGKVIALGTTEAKRSPLTPDIPALAELPQFKNVDIGVWFALMAPAQLPKPVYDKLRKALVDTLQSAEFRKKMEATGSVVASPAVDTDKYIASEIAKYQKIVQFAKIEE, from the coding sequence ATGCGCACTCCTGCTCCTTCCCTTGTCCCTTCACGGGCCCCAGCCCGTCGTTATGCCCTGGCGGGCCTGGCCTTGGCTGCCCTTGCCTGCCTGGCAACCGCGCCCGCAGCGGCAGAAGCCACCTATCCGTCCAAACCCATCACCATTGTGGTGGCCTACCCACCCGGTGGCAGCACGGACCTGATGGGGCGCATGCTGGGCACCGAGCTGTCCAGCCGACTGGGCCAGCCAGTGGTCATTGAGAACATTGGCGGTGCGGGTGGTGCCATCGGCGCGGCCAAAGTGGCCGTTGCCCAGCCTGATGGCTACACGCTGCTCGTCGGTGCCAGCAATGAACTGGCCATCAACAAGCTGGTCACCAAAAAGGTCAGGTACGACATCAAGGACTTCACCGCCATCGGGCTGATCGCCTCCCAGCCGCTGGTGCTGGTGGCGTCGCCCGCATCCGGCGTCAAGAACGCGGCGGACTTCGTGCAGCGGGTGGCCAAAAGCCCGGGCAAGTACAGCTACGGCAGCTCGGGCGTAGGCACCTCGCTGCACCTGGCGGGCGAGATGCTCAAGGACCAGGGCAAGCTGTTCATGACGCACATCCCCTACCGCGGCGTAGCCCCCCTCACCAATGACCTGGTGGGCAACAACCTTGAGTACGGCGTGTTTGTGCTCTCCAGCGGTCTGCCGCATATCAAGAGTGGCAAAGTGATTGCGCTGGGCACCACAGAGGCCAAGCGTTCGCCACTCACCCCCGATATTCCGGCCCTGGCAGAGCTGCCCCAGTTCAAGAACGTGGACATTGGCGTGTGGTTTGCGCTGATGGCCCCGGCCCAGCTGCCCAAGCCTGTCTACGACAAGCTGCGCAAGGCCCTGGTAGACACCCTGCAGTCCGCCGAATTCCGCAAGAAGATGGAAGCCACCGGTTCCGTCGTGGCTTCCCCCGCCGTGGACACCGACAAGTACATTGCCAGCGAGATCGCCAAGTACCAGAAGATCGTGCAGTTCGCGAAGATTGAAGAATGA
- a CDS encoding hotdog domain-containing protein yields MTTTSTVLRFLADTSTDNPAGRIAAGTVMKWIDEAASVVASQWAKSPCVAASFGKMRFMHGINPGAMVEVEARLAYTGTSSMNIFIEVRSGPQPGEAFQEVTHCVAVFVSPDETGTPRPVDRWSPETPGDVALAQLVRGQVEAARLSH; encoded by the coding sequence ATGACCACGACTTCGACCGTTTTGCGTTTTCTGGCCGATACCTCCACGGACAACCCCGCGGGCCGCATTGCTGCGGGCACCGTCATGAAGTGGATTGATGAGGCCGCCAGCGTGGTGGCCAGCCAGTGGGCCAAATCGCCCTGCGTGGCGGCCAGCTTTGGCAAGATGCGCTTCATGCATGGCATCAACCCCGGTGCCATGGTGGAGGTGGAAGCCCGCCTTGCCTACACCGGCACGTCGAGCATGAACATCTTCATTGAAGTGCGCAGCGGCCCCCAGCCGGGCGAGGCATTTCAGGAAGTGACGCACTGCGTGGCCGTGTTCGTCTCGCCCGACGAGACTGGCACCCCCCGCCCCGTGGACCGCTGGAGCCCCGAAACGCCGGGCGATGTGGCCCTGGCCCAGCTGGTGCGCGGGCAGGTCGAGGCAGCCCGGCTTTCGCACTGA
- a CDS encoding DUF779 domain-containing protein yields MDTAVLPQGSAPLPPPRVVATPAALELVAVLKAKHGPELMFHQSGGCCDNSAANCYLPGEITMGAGDVYLGDIGGCRFYIGKAQYETWKHTQLIIDVIDGHGGGTFSLEGPEGKAFHTRSRVFTATELAALEQAPPPTGATAPP; encoded by the coding sequence ATGGACACCGCCGTGCTCCCCCAGGGCTCCGCGCCCTTGCCACCCCCACGGGTGGTGGCTACACCTGCGGCGCTGGAGCTGGTGGCCGTGCTGAAGGCCAAGCATGGCCCAGAGCTGATGTTTCACCAAAGCGGTGGCTGCTGCGACAACAGCGCCGCCAACTGCTACCTGCCCGGCGAGATCACCATGGGTGCGGGCGATGTGTACCTGGGCGATATCGGGGGCTGCCGTTTCTACATCGGCAAAGCCCAGTACGAAACCTGGAAGCACACGCAGCTCATCATCGATGTGATAGACGGGCACGGCGGCGGCACGTTCTCGCTGGAGGGGCCGGAGGGCAAAGCCTTCCACACGCGGTCCCGGGTATTCACTGCGACCGAGCTGGCTGCGCTGGAGCAGGCCCCCCCGCCCACAGGGGCTACTGCGCCGCCATGA
- a CDS encoding AzlD domain-containing protein — MNWSWVEPVIAILGLAVITVISRSFFMIPEREMSMPDWLKRGLKYAPLAALTAVIAPEILMTQGELIHTLKDARLPAVLLASSYYFWKRGILGTIVVGMCVYLPLHIGLGW, encoded by the coding sequence ATGAACTGGTCCTGGGTTGAGCCCGTCATTGCCATCCTGGGGCTGGCGGTCATCACCGTCATCTCCCGCTCGTTCTTCATGATCCCTGAGCGCGAAATGTCCATGCCCGACTGGCTCAAGCGCGGGCTGAAGTACGCACCCCTAGCCGCGTTGACCGCAGTCATCGCCCCCGAAATCCTCATGACCCAGGGCGAGCTGATCCACACCCTCAAGGACGCACGACTGCCCGCAGTGCTTCTGGCCAGCAGCTACTACTTCTGGAAGCGCGGCATTCTGGGCACGATCGTGGTGGGCATGTGTGTGTACCTGCCGCTGCACATTGGCCTGGGGTGGTAG
- a CDS encoding succinylglutamate desuccinylase/aspartoacylase family protein has product MTQNNVTPSPAFLLGVPDIGAWRAGNTGVEGVWRFESGTPGRNVMVSALVHGNELCGAWALKGLLEAGVRPERGTLTLAFCNLEAFDRFDPQRHDASRFVDHDMNRQWVDERMDAGDGSDRRRAAALRPFVAQADWLLDIHSMHEPSAPLLLTGMQPRNLQLARAMRSPEYIVVDAGHKDGVRMRDYGRWGLPDAQGGDTRSLLIECGFHGDPASLEVARDQCVRFLEQSGVVGALCLERQLHGWRMADAPRQWALEVTEPVVAKSSGFRFTEPFTGLECIARQGTVIGDNDGEPVLTPYDDCVLVMPSTRQAQQGVTVVRFARRTLL; this is encoded by the coding sequence ATGACCCAGAACAACGTGACCCCATCCCCTGCCTTTTTACTGGGCGTTCCAGACATCGGGGCATGGCGTGCCGGCAATACCGGCGTGGAGGGGGTGTGGCGGTTTGAAAGCGGCACGCCAGGCCGCAACGTGATGGTGAGCGCGCTGGTGCATGGCAACGAGCTGTGCGGCGCATGGGCCCTGAAAGGGCTGCTGGAGGCGGGCGTGCGGCCCGAGCGGGGGACGCTCACGCTGGCGTTCTGCAACCTGGAGGCGTTCGACCGCTTTGATCCACAGCGGCACGATGCCTCTCGCTTCGTGGACCACGACATGAACCGCCAGTGGGTGGATGAACGCATGGACGCGGGCGATGGCAGTGACCGCCGTCGCGCTGCGGCCCTGCGTCCTTTTGTCGCGCAGGCCGACTGGCTGCTGGACATCCACTCCATGCACGAGCCCTCCGCCCCTTTGCTGCTGACAGGAATGCAACCGCGCAACCTGCAACTGGCGCGTGCCATGCGCTCGCCAGAGTACATCGTGGTGGATGCGGGCCACAAGGATGGTGTGCGCATGCGCGACTACGGCCGGTGGGGGTTGCCCGACGCACAGGGCGGAGATACCCGGTCACTGTTGATCGAATGCGGATTCCACGGCGACCCGGCCAGCCTGGAGGTAGCGCGTGACCAGTGCGTGCGCTTTCTGGAGCAGTCTGGCGTGGTGGGTGCGCTCTGCCTGGAGCGCCAATTGCACGGCTGGCGCATGGCCGATGCACCGCGCCAGTGGGCGCTGGAGGTGACCGAACCTGTGGTTGCCAAGAGCAGCGGGTTCCGCTTTACCGAGCCGTTCACGGGGCTGGAATGCATTGCCCGCCAAGGCACCGTCATCGGGGACAACGATGGTGAGCCTGTGCTCACTCCCTACGATGACTGCGTCCTCGTGATGCCATCGACCCGTCAGGCCCAACAAGGGGTGACGGTGGTGCGCTTTGCCCGCCGCACATTGCTGTAG
- a CDS encoding LysR family transcriptional regulator, which translates to MQLKWLEDFIALAHERSFTRAAEVRHVTHPAFGRRIRALETWAGTPLVERGAGPVRLTAAGQAFLDTAEQMARNLAQSHDELMAIAGRQARTVTLSTGRTLARTVVADWLVRLRPHLADGELRILTRSLADAVLDLQQGVADFSILYHHPSLVVPLDGRQFTHLALATDRLVPVARADAQGAPRYSLGAGRAPVPYIAFGRTLALGRLVEDLLAHHPQAARLQKLVECDSPDANYEYVRKGLGVSWLPWSMVHADCKAGVLALAAGKGLEVKFDVRLYRPKRRLSAFAESLWAHITHS; encoded by the coding sequence ATGCAGCTCAAATGGCTTGAAGACTTCATTGCCCTGGCGCATGAGCGCAGTTTTACCCGCGCTGCCGAGGTGCGCCATGTCACCCATCCCGCATTTGGCCGCCGCATCCGCGCGCTGGAGACCTGGGCTGGCACCCCGCTGGTAGAGCGGGGCGCAGGCCCGGTGCGCCTCACGGCCGCCGGGCAGGCCTTTCTGGATACCGCCGAGCAGATGGCGCGCAATCTGGCCCAGTCGCATGATGAGCTGATGGCCATTGCGGGGCGGCAAGCCCGCACCGTCACCCTCTCCACTGGCCGTACGCTGGCCCGTACCGTGGTGGCTGACTGGCTGGTGCGCTTGCGCCCCCATCTAGCGGACGGAGAGCTTCGTATCCTGACGCGTTCGCTGGCCGATGCTGTGCTCGATCTGCAGCAGGGCGTGGCGGACTTTTCCATCCTCTATCACCACCCTTCCCTGGTTGTGCCGCTGGACGGGCGGCAGTTCACCCACCTGGCTCTTGCCACCGACCGGCTGGTGCCTGTCGCCAGAGCTGATGCCCAGGGGGCTCCGCGTTACAGCCTGGGGGCAGGGCGCGCCCCTGTGCCCTACATCGCGTTTGGTCGCACGCTGGCGCTGGGGCGGCTGGTGGAGGATCTGCTGGCCCACCACCCGCAAGCTGCCCGCCTGCAGAAACTGGTGGAATGCGACTCGCCCGATGCCAACTACGAATACGTGCGCAAGGGGCTGGGCGTGTCGTGGCTACCGTGGTCCATGGTGCATGCCGATTGCAAGGCGGGTGTGCTGGCGCTGGCGGCAGGCAAGGGGCTGGAAGTGAAGTTCGATGTACGGCTGTACCGCCCCAAACGGCGGTTGAGTGCCTTTGCCGAATCGCTCTGGGCGCACATCACCCATTCTTGA